One genomic segment of Ignavibacteriota bacterium includes these proteins:
- the prmC gene encoding peptide chain release factor N(5)-glutamine methyltransferase: MYSILQLIERSADYLNSKGVESPRLNAELLLANILDCNRMQLYLKYDQPLKDLEISKYREYISRRGKREPLQYIIGKVEFYGLNFIVNKNVLIPRQETEILIDTILEYVKSQSEIKILDIGTGSGNIAIALAKNLSDAEIDSIDISKEAIEIAKQNAKINSVDDKINFIVNDFKNFNNIENQYDIIVSNPPYINLKEYNLLEKELLEFEPKISLTDFNDGLSFYNLISQKANLLLKKNGIVFYEVGIYQSEQVKKIFEQNNFGKINIRKDYLGIDRVVFGELN; the protein is encoded by the coding sequence ATGTATTCTATTCTTCAACTAATTGAACGTTCTGCAGATTACTTAAATTCAAAAGGTGTTGAATCGCCAAGATTAAATGCCGAATTATTGCTTGCTAATATTTTAGATTGTAATAGAATGCAATTATATCTTAAATATGATCAGCCGCTAAAAGATTTGGAAATTTCAAAATACCGAGAATATATTTCCAGAAGAGGAAAACGCGAACCACTTCAATATATAATTGGTAAAGTTGAATTTTACGGATTGAATTTTATTGTAAATAAAAATGTGTTAATTCCACGACAAGAAACAGAAATTTTAATAGATACAATTCTTGAATATGTTAAATCGCAAAGTGAAATTAAAATTCTTGATATTGGAACTGGAAGTGGAAATATTGCAATTGCACTAGCAAAAAATTTAAGTGATGCTGAAATTGATTCAATCGATATAAGTAAAGAGGCAATTGAGATTGCAAAACAAAATGCAAAAATAAATTCGGTTGATGATAAAATTAATTTTATTGTAAATGATTTTAAGAATTTTAATAATATTGAAAATCAGTATGATATTATTGTTTCAAATCCACCTTATATAAATTTGAAAGAATACAATTTACTTGAAAAAGAATTACTAGAATTTGAACCTAAAATTTCATTGACTGATTTTAACGATGGATTAAGTTTTTATAACTTAATTTCGCAAAAAGCAAATTTATTATTGAAGAAAAACGGAATAGTATTTTATGAAGTTGGAATTTACCAATCTGAGCAAGTAAAAAAAATATTTGAACAAAATAATTTTGGTAAAATTAATATCAGAAAAGATTATTTAGGAATTGATAGAGTTGTATTTGGAGAATTAAATTGA
- a CDS encoding D-tyrosyl-tRNA(Tyr) deacylase gives MRALVQRVSEGHVYVKENPYLEKINKGMVILLGISEDDSESEVLFVSEKCANLRIFEDENQKMNLSIKDIDGEVLIISQFTLYGDTRKGNRPSFNKAAKPELAENLYNKFVAEMKKHLSSSKIKEGIFGAMMEVKIINDGPVTVLVESK, from the coding sequence TTGAGAGCTTTAGTTCAAAGGGTTTCCGAAGGACATGTTTATGTTAAAGAAAATCCTTATTTAGAAAAAATTAATAAAGGAATGGTAATTTTATTAGGAATAAGCGAAGACGATTCCGAAAGTGAAGTTTTATTTGTTTCTGAAAAATGTGCAAATCTTAGAATTTTTGAAGACGAAAATCAAAAAATGAATTTATCAATTAAAGATATTGATGGAGAAGTTTTGATAATTTCTCAGTTTACATTATACGGCGATACTAGAAAAGGAAACAGGCCAAGTTTTAACAAAGCTGCAAAACCGGAATTGGCAGAAAATCTTTATAATAAATTTGTTGCAGAAATGAAAAAACATCTGAGTAGTTCAAAAATAAAAGAAGGAATTTTTGGTGCAATGATGGAAGTAAAAATAATTAATGATGGTCCGGTAACAGTACTTGTTGAATCTAAGTAA